One part of the Georgfuchsia toluolica genome encodes these proteins:
- a CDS encoding VanZ family protein → MSEKAMPLKQIATPFRRWLCLVLAAAIIFGLFYPGGQPFAAGLFPEPWDKPTHFAVYAMITYLLYVGSAGAWPLLLIVAVGAIGALDEWHQIFVPGRSASLMDLLTDVIASICVIMLYQCSATRLAETPGGHNC, encoded by the coding sequence GTGTCTGAAAAAGCGATGCCCCTCAAACAGATCGCTACACCCTTTCGGCGCTGGCTTTGCCTCGTCCTCGCGGCGGCGATCATATTCGGCCTGTTCTATCCGGGCGGACAGCCGTTCGCGGCCGGTTTGTTTCCCGAACCATGGGACAAGCCCACCCACTTCGCTGTATACGCCATGATTACGTACCTGCTTTATGTCGGTAGCGCCGGCGCCTGGCCGTTGCTGCTGATCGTCGCGGTTGGCGCCATTGGCGCCCTCGACGAATGGCACCAGATATTCGTGCCCGGCCGTTCCGCCAGCCTCATGGATCTGCTGACGGATGTCATCGCCTCCATCTGCGTCATCATGCTGTATCAATGCAGCGCAACTCGCCTGGCGGAAACTCCCGGCGGGCACAACTGTTAG
- the glmS gene encoding glutamine--fructose-6-phosphate transaminase (isomerizing) translates to MCGIISAICTGRNVVPILLQGLKRLEYRGYDSAGVAVINGKLQWVRSVGRVADLESRVAEKHLTGDIGIAHTRWATHGVPSERNAHPHISGGVSVVHNGIIENHEQVRARLRAMGYKFVSDTDTEVIAHLIHAKLRGGATLLEAVRQCVAELIGAYAIAVISDDDATQLVVAKNGAPLLLGLGDGENYAASDSAALAAMTQRIIYLEDGDCAVITLAAPRIFDAGGNEVQRSVCHSSLTATAVELGTYRHYMQKEIFEQPTAVANTLDAMANCRSLAPQIFGAQAERVLREADAVLIIACGTSYHAAMVARYWLESVAGIACNVEIASEYRYREPVSNPATLVVTVSQSGETADTLAALRYAKSRGHRASLCICNVPESSLVRASDLRFLTRAGPEIGVASTKAFTTQLVALALLAMTIAKLRSRLPEEHEQQLLHEMRQLPAAMQQVLELEPQIEHWAERLSALEHALFLGRGIHYPIAMEGALKLKEISYIHAEAYAAGELKHGPLALVNADMPVIAIAPNDALIEKLRSNLQEVHARGGELYVLADRDANVADSEGIHVIRMPQYAGFLSPILHTVPLQLLAYHAAVKRNNDVDKPRNLAKSVTVE, encoded by the coding sequence ATGTGCGGAATCATCAGCGCCATCTGCACCGGACGCAATGTCGTACCCATACTGTTGCAAGGGTTGAAACGCCTCGAATATCGCGGCTACGATTCGGCCGGCGTCGCCGTGATCAACGGCAAACTGCAGTGGGTACGCTCAGTGGGACGCGTTGCCGACCTCGAATCGCGGGTTGCCGAGAAGCACCTTACTGGTGACATCGGCATTGCCCATACGCGCTGGGCGACCCACGGCGTGCCCTCGGAGCGCAATGCCCATCCGCATATTTCCGGCGGCGTATCGGTAGTGCATAACGGCATCATCGAGAATCACGAGCAAGTACGTGCCCGGCTGCGTGCCATGGGCTATAAGTTCGTGTCCGACACCGATACCGAGGTGATTGCCCACCTGATACATGCCAAGCTGCGTGGCGGTGCCACGCTACTTGAAGCGGTGCGCCAGTGCGTTGCCGAATTGATCGGCGCCTATGCCATCGCCGTCATCAGCGATGACGACGCTACGCAACTGGTGGTGGCGAAGAACGGCGCACCGTTGTTGCTCGGACTCGGCGATGGGGAAAACTATGCGGCCTCCGACAGTGCGGCGCTGGCCGCCATGACCCAGCGGATCATCTATCTCGAGGACGGCGATTGCGCCGTAATCACGCTGGCGGCACCTCGTATCTTCGATGCCGGCGGCAACGAGGTACAGCGATCGGTCTGCCATTCGTCCCTGACGGCGACGGCCGTCGAACTCGGCACCTACCGGCACTACATGCAAAAGGAAATCTTCGAGCAGCCGACGGCAGTGGCAAATACGCTCGATGCGATGGCGAACTGCCGCTCGCTGGCGCCGCAGATATTCGGTGCCCAAGCCGAACGCGTGCTGCGCGAGGCCGACGCCGTGCTGATCATTGCCTGCGGCACCAGTTATCACGCCGCCATGGTGGCGCGCTACTGGCTCGAAAGCGTTGCCGGCATCGCCTGCAACGTCGAAATCGCCAGCGAGTACCGCTACCGGGAACCCGTCTCGAACCCCGCCACGCTGGTGGTTACTGTTTCGCAATCGGGCGAAACTGCGGATACCCTGGCCGCATTGCGCTACGCAAAGTCGCGCGGCCATCGCGCCAGTCTGTGCATCTGCAATGTCCCCGAGTCCTCGCTGGTGCGGGCCTCCGATCTGCGCTTCCTGACGCGGGCCGGTCCCGAGATCGGCGTGGCATCGACCAAGGCCTTCACCACGCAACTGGTCGCGCTGGCGCTGCTGGCCATGACGATCGCCAAGCTGCGCAGCAGGCTGCCCGAGGAGCACGAGCAGCAATTGCTGCACGAAATGAGACAACTACCCGCCGCAATGCAACAGGTTCTGGAACTGGAGCCGCAAATCGAGCATTGGGCGGAAAGACTCTCCGCCCTCGAGCATGCACTCTTCCTCGGCCGCGGCATACATTACCCGATCGCAATGGAAGGGGCTCTCAAGCTGAAGGAAATCTCCTACATCCATGCCGAGGCCTATGCCGCCGGCGAGCTCAAGCACGGGCCGCTCGCCCTGGTGAATGCGGACATGCCGGTGATCGCGATTGCTCCCAATGATGCCCTCATCGAAAAACTGAGGTCGAACCTGCAAGAGGTGCACGCCCGCGGCGGTGAACTGTACGTGCTCGCGGACCGCGATGCCAATGTCGCGGACAGCGAGGGAATTCACGTCATTCGCATGCCGCAGTATGCCGGCTTCCTGTCTCCGATCCTGCACACGGTACCATTGCAGTTGCTCGCCTATCATGCCGCCGTCAAGCGTAACAACGACGTCGACAAGCCGCGCAATCTGGCCAAATCGGTGACGGTGGAATGA
- a CDS encoding putative bifunctional diguanylate cyclase/phosphodiesterase, with protein MMKQDRKKEIVSGSLRLQAEARLASKPARPASSPLTEEILHELHILQIELEMQNEQLLLAQAGLEEARNRYLDLYEFAPVGYLILTPTGLVSAVNITGAWLLGLERKDALARRFNQFVMPEDASRWRRLFEDLIRNGKLTVEEMRLRRADNTFFPAQVSCQYKPGIGDAPPAVHLMLIDLSAGKVIAGDHHLATADLNVQDGMIFGDDTKIRHLAFHDPLTDLPNRRLMIDRLHHAMATASRTRKYCAVLFIDLDNFKTLNDTMGHDFGDQLLQLVAQRLLAAVREGDTAARLGGDEFVVILENLSEQPDESANQARNIGEKIATALKQPYPLAGQEFLSSASIGVALFNNPHDTAEELLKRADMAMYEAKSAGRNNVCFFDPAMQSLVTARIVLEEELRRALADHELQCHYQPQVDAEGRIRGAEVLLRWQHPERGMMFPASFIRVAEETGLLVPIGQWVLETACAQLKRWQDRLSPRRRFHLAVNVSARQFRQSDFVEHVHAVLEKSGVSPGSLTLEFKEQAVLADFSAGIAKLTALKKLGMHLAIDDFGTGCSSLSQLTQLPLDQLKINSSLVRNIGVIPTDEAIIQSLIDVTRHLGVEVMAEGVETEAQHVFLGQHGCHAFQGHLFGNPLLAHEFEQLLRRHWRRRERAGAPADSHAHRGVLTS; from the coding sequence ATGATGAAGCAGGACCGCAAAAAAGAAATCGTGTCCGGTTCGCTCAGACTCCAGGCCGAGGCACGCCTTGCCTCGAAGCCGGCGCGGCCGGCATCCTCCCCACTTACAGAAGAAATCCTGCACGAGCTTCACATTCTCCAGATTGAACTCGAGATGCAGAACGAGCAACTGCTGCTCGCCCAAGCCGGCCTGGAGGAGGCCCGCAACCGTTATCTGGACTTGTACGAATTCGCACCGGTCGGCTACCTGATCCTGACGCCCACCGGGCTGGTTTCCGCGGTCAACATCACCGGGGCGTGGCTGCTGGGACTGGAGCGCAAGGATGCATTGGCTCGCCGCTTTAACCAGTTCGTCATGCCGGAAGACGCCAGCCGCTGGCGGCGCCTGTTCGAGGACCTGATAAGAAACGGCAAACTGACAGTTGAAGAAATGAGGCTTCGGCGCGCCGACAACACCTTTTTCCCCGCGCAGGTGAGCTGCCAGTACAAGCCCGGTATTGGCGACGCGCCTCCTGCGGTGCATCTCATGCTCATCGATCTGTCCGCAGGCAAGGTGATCGCCGGGGATCATCATCTCGCGACCGCCGACCTCAATGTGCAAGATGGCATGATCTTCGGCGACGACACAAAAATCCGGCACTTGGCTTTCCATGACCCGCTGACCGATTTGCCTAATCGGCGCCTCATGATAGATCGCCTGCATCACGCGATGGCAACCGCGTCCCGCACCAGGAAATATTGTGCGGTGCTGTTCATCGACCTGGACAATTTCAAGACGCTCAATGACACGATGGGGCACGACTTCGGTGATCAATTGCTACAGCTCGTGGCGCAGCGGCTTCTGGCCGCCGTACGTGAAGGCGACACGGCAGCCCGCCTCGGCGGCGATGAATTCGTCGTCATCCTGGAAAATCTGAGCGAGCAGCCGGACGAGTCCGCCAACCAGGCCAGGAACATCGGCGAAAAAATCGCGACTGCGCTCAAACAACCCTACCCGTTGGCCGGGCAGGAGTTTCTCAGCTCTGCAAGCATCGGCGTTGCCCTGTTCAACAATCCGCACGACACCGCCGAGGAATTGCTGAAACGTGCCGACATGGCGATGTACGAGGCCAAGTCGGCGGGCCGCAACAACGTATGCTTCTTCGATCCTGCCATGCAGTCTCTCGTAACCGCACGCATCGTCCTCGAGGAAGAACTTCGGCGCGCGCTGGCCGATCATGAACTCCAATGTCATTATCAGCCGCAAGTGGATGCCGAAGGCCGTATTCGCGGGGCGGAGGTATTGCTGCGCTGGCAGCATCCGGAGCGCGGCATGATGTTCCCCGCCTCCTTCATCCGGGTAGCCGAGGAAACCGGGCTGCTGGTGCCTATCGGGCAGTGGGTGCTGGAAACAGCCTGTGCGCAGCTCAAGAGGTGGCAGGATCGCCTGTCTCCGCGACGGCGTTTCCACCTTGCCGTGAACGTCAGCGCGCGCCAGTTTCGCCAGTCGGACTTCGTCGAGCATGTGCACGCCGTGCTGGAAAAGTCGGGCGTATCCCCCGGGAGCCTGACGCTGGAATTCAAGGAACAGGCTGTTCTCGCCGACTTTAGTGCTGGCATTGCCAAGCTGACGGCGCTCAAGAAGCTGGGCATGCACCTGGCCATCGACGATTTCGGCACCGGCTGTTCATCGCTGTCCCAACTCACTCAGCTGCCGCTTGACCAACTGAAAATAAACTCATCCCTGGTGCGCAATATTGGCGTGATCCCCACCGATGAGGCGATCATTCAAAGCCTCATCGATGTGACGAGACATCTGGGGGTCGAAGTGATGGCAGAAGGCGTGGAAACGGAAGCCCAGCACGTCTTTCTGGGGCAACACGGTTGCCACGCTTTCCAGGGCCATCTGTTCGGGAATCCGTTACTGGCGCACGAATTCGAACAACTCCTCAGGCGTCACTGGCGCCGCCGCGAGCGAGCCGGCGCCCCGGCGGATAGTCACGCGCATCGGGGCGTGTTGACGTCGTGA
- the phoB gene encoding phosphate regulon transcriptional regulator PhoB, which translates to MNSGILIVEDELITQRMIAANLERAGHQVRSAGSVSEAEASIVDQLPDLVLLDWVLPNATGVGLMRRLRSDQRTREIPIIMLTSRAQESDKVTGLEAGADDYVTKPFSARELLARIKAQLRRRAPQTTDDVVEIAGLLINPGMKRISAAGREIDLGAIEFRMLHFFATHPGRVFSREQLLDKLWGDQVFVQDRTIDAHIRALRQALRPTGHDVLIETVRGTGYCFRHDVNTPRCA; encoded by the coding sequence ATGAACAGCGGAATTCTCATTGTCGAAGACGAATTGATCACCCAGCGCATGATCGCTGCCAATCTGGAACGGGCAGGGCACCAGGTTCGCAGCGCGGGTAGCGTGTCCGAAGCAGAGGCCTCGATCGTTGACCAGCTTCCGGACCTGGTATTGCTCGACTGGGTGCTCCCCAATGCCACCGGGGTTGGCCTGATGCGGCGGTTGCGCTCCGATCAGCGCACTCGCGAGATCCCGATCATCATGCTGACTTCGCGCGCGCAGGAGAGTGACAAGGTAACGGGACTCGAAGCCGGCGCCGACGATTATGTGACAAAACCATTTTCGGCGCGCGAACTGCTTGCCAGGATCAAGGCGCAACTGCGCCGCCGCGCGCCCCAAACAACTGACGACGTCGTCGAAATTGCAGGGCTGCTGATAAATCCCGGAATGAAGCGGATTAGCGCGGCGGGGCGGGAAATCGATCTGGGCGCGATCGAGTTTCGCATGCTGCATTTTTTTGCAACCCATCCGGGCCGGGTATTCAGCCGGGAACAGCTGCTCGACAAGCTATGGGGTGATCAGGTGTTCGTCCAGGACCGTACGATCGACGCACACATCCGTGCCCTGCGGCAGGCGTTGCGGCCGACCGGACATGACGTGCTGATTGAAACCGTGCGCGGAACCGGCTATTGCTTTCGTCACGACGTCAACACGCCCCGATGCGCGTGA